Below is a genomic region from Candidatus Cloacimonadota bacterium.
AAGAGAATTATCATGGATAAATTAAAAAGACTTTGGAAATTTATGAAAGGCAATAGATCGCTTTATGTGATCTCTATCCTGGCAGTCGGTGCAGCAATATTCCTGCGCTTTGCCTGGCCAATGGTTTTGCGCGTAACTATCGACTCTATCATTGGTAATAAACCTGTAGAAACGAGTGGTTGGATGCAGCCGGTAATAATTGAAATATTGGATTTTCTGGGTGGTAAAAGCGTTTTAGAAAAAAGCTTGTGGATGAGCAGTCTTATTTTGCTTCTGCTTACCATCTCCCGTGGAATTTTCCTTTTTTTCAAAGGAAAATGGGCTGCAACTGCTTCGGAAGCTATTGCTCGGAAAATAAGAGATGATGTATATGATCATCTGCAATATCTGCCATTTGAATATCACGTAAAAGCAAAAACCGGAGATCTGATCCAGCGCTGCACATCAGATGTGGAAACTGTGCGACGCTTTCTGGCAATGCAGCTAGTTGAGGTAGGAAGGGCATTATTTATGCTGTTCTTTGCTCTTTCTTTCATGTTGCCAATGAGTGTAAAAATGACTTTGGTTTCACTATCTTTAGTACCATTCATTTTTATATTTGCAGTGATCTTTTTCATGAAAGTAAAGGTTGCCTTCAAAGCATCCGATGAATCGGAAGGAAGACTTTCTACAGTATTACAGGAAAACTTGAGTGGTGTTCGAGTGGTGCGTGCTTTTGCTCGGCAGAAATACGAGATCGATAAATTTGATGAAAAGAACGTGGAATATCGCGATCTTACCTACAAATTGATCCGACTTCTGGCCTGGTATTGGTCTGTTTCCGACTTTCTAAGTCTAACTCAGATTATCGCAGTTACGGTGTTGGGAACTTACTGGGCAGCTCAGGGGATAATAACGCTGGGAACTTTGCTGGCTTTTACTACTTATGTGGGAATGCTGCTCTGGCCGGTACGCCAGCTGGGAAGAGTGCTAACAGATATGGGAAAAGCTCTGGTTTCCATCGAACGTATCCAGGAAATTCTGGATGAACCGATCGAAGATCTGGATAATGGAATTTCCCAAGAAAAGCTCGAAGGTGAAATAGAATTTGAGAATGTAAGCTTCTGGTATGATGAAGGACATCAAATTTTAGATGATGTTTCTTTCAAAGTTGAGAAAGGTCAGACAGTGGCAGTTCTGGGGCCTACAGGTTCCGGGAAATCCAGTTTGGTAAATTTATTACCCAGGCTTTACGATAATCAGAAAGGATCGATCAAGATAGATGGAATAGATGTGAAAAACTTCAGCAAGAGAACTCTGCGAAACAACATTGGAATTGTGTTGCAGGAACCTTTCCTGTTTTCCAAAACGCTGAAAGATAATATTGGAATTGCAAGACGAGAATATGAAGATGATCACGTTTTCAAAGCTGCTCAAATTGCATCTGTTCACGATGTGATAGAGAGTTTTGAAGATGGTTATGAAACTGCGGTTGGAGAAAAAGGTGTAACCCTTTCCGGTGGTCAGAAGCAACGGGTTGCGATTGCCCGAACCATCATCAACGGCAGTCCGATCCTGATCTTTGACGACAGCCTCAGTGCCGTGGATACTGAGACAGATGCTGCGATCAGAAAAAGGTTGAAGAAACTGGATAACAAAGCTACAACTTTTATCATCTCGCATCGTCTTACCACCTTGGCAGAAGCCGATATGATCCTGGTGCTGGAACGTGGAAAAATAGTTCAGCAGGGAACTCATCTGGAACTGATAGATCAGGAAGGTTTGTACAAACGTGTTTGGGGAATTCAGAACACATTGGAAGCTGAACTGGCTCTGGAAGAAAAAGGCTTGAACGCCGAATTGGATAAAAATGAAAAACTTAAGATTAGTTAAAATTGCTCCCCTTTGGAAGGGGAGAAGACGACAAAGTCGACAGAGGGGTTTAGACATAAAACTCAAAACCCCCTGTTTCCCGCTTATGAAGGGGGACAGTAAGGGCTTAATTGAAGGAATTAATTATGAATCACGCATTTGAAGAAAGAGAATATAACAAAAGATTCGATCTGGCTTTGTGGAAGAAGCTTTTAACCTTCTGCAAACCCTATAAAAAGAAGTTGTTTTTGTTGGCATTTTTCATGCTCTCATTAGCTGGGATCGATGTGCTTTTCCCGCTGATGAGCAAATATGCCATCGATAATTTCGTTGTGCCCAAAAGTACA
It encodes:
- a CDS encoding ABC transporter ATP-binding protein/permease, whose protein sequence is MDKLKRLWKFMKGNRSLYVISILAVGAAIFLRFAWPMVLRVTIDSIIGNKPVETSGWMQPVIIEILDFLGGKSVLEKSLWMSSLILLLLTISRGIFLFFKGKWAATASEAIARKIRDDVYDHLQYLPFEYHVKAKTGDLIQRCTSDVETVRRFLAMQLVEVGRALFMLFFALSFMLPMSVKMTLVSLSLVPFIFIFAVIFFMKVKVAFKASDESEGRLSTVLQENLSGVRVVRAFARQKYEIDKFDEKNVEYRDLTYKLIRLLAWYWSVSDFLSLTQIIAVTVLGTYWAAQGIITLGTLLAFTTYVGMLLWPVRQLGRVLTDMGKALVSIERIQEILDEPIEDLDNGISQEKLEGEIEFENVSFWYDEGHQILDDVSFKVEKGQTVAVLGPTGSGKSSLVNLLPRLYDNQKGSIKIDGIDVKNFSKRTLRNNIGIVLQEPFLFSKTLKDNIGIARREYEDDHVFKAAQIASVHDVIESFEDGYETAVGEKGVTLSGGQKQRVAIARTIINGSPILIFDDSLSAVDTETDAAIRKRLKKLDNKATTFIISHRLTTLAEADMILVLERGKIVQQGTHLELIDQEGLYKRVWGIQNTLEAELALEEKGLNAELDKNEKLKIS